Proteins from a genomic interval of Mesobacillus sp. S13:
- a CDS encoding ASCH domain-containing protein: MTEQNNTLPPKTCEIERLVTMEDDVNKVLEGKKTATRRNGRYADVGEVMELKGKKFVVDHVYSQSLGELTDADAQREGFETVEEYKQSILSYHPGMPWLPQMRVWVHEFSPVEE, from the coding sequence ATGACAGAACAGAACAATACTTTACCGCCAAAAACATGTGAAATCGAGCGTCTTGTTACAATGGAAGACGACGTCAATAAGGTACTGGAAGGCAAAAAAACTGCGACTCGCCGTAACGGCCGTTATGCTGATGTAGGCGAAGTCATGGAGTTAAAGGGGAAGAAATTCGTGGTGGATCATGTCTACTCACAATCTCTTGGCGAATTGACAGACGCTGACGCACAGCGTGAAGGCTTTGAAACAGTCGAGGAGTACAAGCAGTCAATCCTGTCTTACCACCCAGGAATGCCATGGCTGCCGCAAATGCGCGTTTGGGTACACGAATTCAGCCCTGTTGAAGAATAA
- a CDS encoding sigma-70 family RNA polymerase sigma factor, translated as MDEGRRNELEHLYRKYTKPLYYFLLKLSGSPQLAEDLVQETFVRATISLSFYQNEDVRAWLFKVARNAYLDEWRRRQRRKWVPFADYLFAKDEMASPYGLPEDEAIQAETSDDLQQLMAYLPEQYRSILYLREVEMFSYQEIQEALELSENQVKVTLHRARKRLAQIAEKQGWKDDEHGMD; from the coding sequence ATGGACGAAGGCAGAAGGAATGAACTCGAACATTTATATAGAAAGTACACGAAGCCCCTTTATTATTTTTTGCTGAAGCTTTCGGGGTCGCCTCAACTGGCCGAGGATTTGGTGCAGGAAACCTTTGTGCGGGCAACGATTTCGCTTTCCTTTTACCAGAATGAGGATGTGAGGGCCTGGCTGTTCAAGGTGGCACGGAATGCTTATCTGGATGAATGGCGCCGGCGTCAGCGGAGGAAATGGGTTCCGTTTGCTGATTATTTATTTGCGAAGGATGAAATGGCGAGTCCATATGGATTGCCGGAGGATGAGGCCATCCAGGCGGAAACCTCTGATGACTTGCAGCAGCTGATGGCCTATTTGCCGGAGCAGTACCGGTCGATCCTGTATCTGCGCGAGGTCGAGATGTTCAGCTATCAGGAGATACAGGAAGCGCTAGAACTGTCAGAAAACCAGGTCAAGGTCACGCTTCATCGGGCGCGTAAAAGGCTAGCACAAATAGCGGAAAAACAAGGATGGAAGGACGATGAACATGGAATGGACTAA
- a CDS encoding anti-sigma factor translates to MNMEWTKDKEKKILFKYRFALTVKVIRVILATLFFFWLYMMVVSISYHSLGLDKKHIFYSRVAMDWTQPNMWDDFGGIDSAEITPFLTQKISYPVFKMVGKEPELVGTKQLAKRLVPMYSTNQTEYLKPKNEQEYRFYLPEHPKTGNKLEANENPGVWTKLDKVHEGTVAELSFSTKKYMTPEEMLEFLKPYDLDVLWMPLYTGEMKRFEPGSWSGGGNSMSVDPFGFTGGRDTGDDYNSQSKYGLDEKFTEQNKKMMLKQMKKLLENESTSYRENFLGLSHLEERYDYLMKEGFQVYGAVVTGPVKELLKLKENEQIQGANLGDMSYWNWSEE, encoded by the coding sequence ATGAACATGGAATGGACTAAGGACAAGGAAAAGAAAATCCTTTTTAAATATCGATTTGCATTGACGGTGAAGGTGATTAGGGTCATCCTCGCCACGCTGTTTTTCTTTTGGCTGTATATGATGGTCGTTTCGATCAGCTACCACTCTCTTGGTCTTGACAAAAAGCATATATTTTACAGCCGGGTGGCGATGGATTGGACGCAGCCGAATATGTGGGACGATTTTGGAGGCATCGATTCAGCCGAGATCACTCCGTTCCTAACGCAGAAAATTTCCTATCCGGTCTTCAAGATGGTTGGGAAAGAGCCTGAGCTTGTAGGCACCAAGCAATTGGCCAAACGGTTGGTTCCAATGTACTCAACAAATCAGACGGAATATCTTAAGCCTAAAAACGAGCAAGAATATCGATTTTACCTGCCAGAACATCCGAAGACAGGAAATAAGCTGGAAGCTAATGAAAATCCAGGAGTTTGGACGAAGTTGGATAAAGTTCATGAAGGCACAGTTGCCGAACTGTCTTTTTCGACGAAGAAGTATATGACACCTGAGGAAATGCTCGAATTTCTGAAGCCATATGACCTCGATGTTCTATGGATGCCGTTGTATACAGGAGAGATGAAGAGATTTGAACCTGGAAGCTGGAGCGGCGGCGGTAATTCAATGTCTGTCGACCCTTTTGGATTCACGGGCGGGCGCGATACTGGTGATGACTATAATTCTCAGAGCAAGTATGGCCTCGACGAGAAATTCACTGAGCAAAATAAGAAAATGATGCTGAAGCAAATGAAAAAACTGCTGGAAAATGAATCAACCAGCTACAGGGAGAATTTCCTCGGGCTCTCCCACCTTGAGGAGCGCTATGATTATTTGATGAAGGAAGGTTTCCAGGTCTACGGTGCTGTCGTGACCGGTCCGGTAAAAGAGTTGCTGAAGTTGAAGGAAAACGAACAAATCCAGGGTGCCAACCTTGGGGATATGTCTTATTGGAACTGGTCTGAAGAATAA